CGAAGGACGCGGCGGTCATGCATCGCTTTATCCGCGACTGGGTCGGCGGACGTTTCGGCGCGGCGACGGCGGAAGCGATCCGCATTCTTTATGGTGGAAGCGTGAAGCCGTCCAATGCGGCGGATCTGTTGCAGAGTCCGGAAATCGATGGGGCGCTGGTGGGAGGGGCGAGCCTGAAGGCGGATTCCTTCTCCGCCATTCTCTCCGCCTAGCGTTACGGAAAGAGCGAACAGGAAGGACGCATCGAAATGGTTACGGTATTGACGGTGATTCACGTGCTCAACAGCCTGCTGCTTATCGTGGTGGTGCTTCTCCAGTCGAGCAAGGGGGGCGGGTTGGCCGGCGCCTTCGGCGGCGGCGGCGGAACCGGCGCCGTGTTCGGAGGGAGAGGAGCGGGAACGTTTCTCTCCAAGGCGACCACCGCTCTGGCGGTCATTTTCATGCTCACCTCGCTTAGCCTGACCGTTCTGGGACGCCGGGGCGGCGGCGAGCA
The Candidatus Eisenbacteria bacterium DNA segment above includes these coding regions:
- the secG gene encoding preprotein translocase subunit SecG, which codes for MVTVLTVIHVLNSLLLIVVVLLQSSKGGGLAGAFGGGGGTGAVFGGRGAGTFLSKATTALAVIFMLTSLSLTVLGRRGGGEQSSALRRALQQEGHSVVPAAGLPAAPATVPMDGGGTEAAPQAAEEGAGAQPAAGGAAEGR